A region from the Geobacter benzoatilyticus genome encodes:
- the topA gene encoding type I DNA topoisomerase codes for MPQHLVIVESPAKAKTIEKFLGKDYRVIASYGHVRALPSKQGSVDIENDFAPKYAVLPESKRHIDAIKKELKESDILLLATDPDREGEAISWHLLAALGMDKKKNSMPVKRVVFHEITKDAIIHAVENPRDISQELVDAQQARSILDYLVGFNLSPFLWKKIRYGLSAGRVQSVALRLICEREKEIKAFQEQEYWTIGAELATGKGQKFTANLVEAEGKKLGKFDIPDDKAADRLVKALENGAYTVDKVTKSERKRTPAPPFTTSTLQQEAARKLGFSAKKTMSTAQKLYEGVAVGDEGLVGLITYMRTDSVVLSNQALQEAHEVITSLYGKDYALAKPRFYKNKAKNAQEAHEAVRPTSIARTPAELKKYLSSDQFKLYDLIWKRTVACQMAEALLDQTSVDIGAGEGYRFRAAGTVIRFPGFMKLYIEGVDDQTEEKEGTLPPLTEGESLKLQKLVPEQHFTQPPPRYTEASLVKTLEEYGIGRPSTYASIMNTLLERKYARLDSKRFVPEDVGMVVNDLLTNHFTQYVDYNFTANLEEELDRVSRGEKQWKPLLHDFWGPFSGLLKQKEGEVSKADLTTEATDELCPDCGKPLVVKLGKRGKFIACSGYQEGCTYTRNISQGEQQEPSEPVFSEEKCEKCGSPMLIKDGRFGKYLACSAYPACKNIQPLVKPKGTGHTCPECKEGELTEKKSRYGKMFYSCNRYPQCKFALWDPPQPGPCPKCGFPLLVKKVYKREGEFLKCPKEGCDYRTEGKK; via the coding sequence ATGCCACAACATCTCGTTATTGTCGAATCTCCCGCCAAGGCGAAGACCATCGAAAAATTTCTCGGCAAGGATTACCGGGTCATAGCTTCTTACGGCCATGTGCGCGCCCTGCCGAGCAAGCAGGGCTCAGTTGATATCGAGAACGACTTTGCCCCGAAATATGCCGTCCTCCCCGAGAGCAAACGTCACATCGACGCCATCAAGAAAGAGCTGAAGGAGAGCGATATTCTGCTCCTGGCCACTGACCCCGACCGTGAGGGGGAGGCCATATCCTGGCATCTCCTGGCGGCCCTCGGCATGGATAAAAAGAAGAATTCCATGCCGGTCAAGCGTGTCGTCTTTCACGAGATTACCAAGGATGCCATCATCCACGCCGTGGAGAACCCCCGCGACATTTCCCAGGAGCTGGTGGATGCCCAGCAGGCACGCTCCATCCTCGATTATCTGGTCGGCTTCAACCTCTCCCCCTTCCTGTGGAAGAAGATCCGCTACGGCCTCTCCGCCGGCCGGGTCCAGTCGGTGGCCCTGCGGCTCATCTGCGAGCGGGAGAAGGAAATAAAGGCTTTCCAGGAACAGGAATACTGGACCATCGGTGCGGAACTGGCCACCGGCAAGGGACAGAAGTTCACCGCCAACCTGGTGGAAGCCGAAGGGAAAAAGCTCGGCAAATTCGATATCCCCGACGATAAGGCTGCCGATCGTCTCGTGAAGGCCCTGGAGAACGGCGCCTATACCGTCGACAAGGTGACGAAGAGCGAGCGCAAGCGGACCCCGGCGCCCCCCTTTACCACCTCCACCCTCCAGCAGGAGGCGGCCAGGAAGCTAGGCTTCTCGGCCAAGAAAACCATGTCCACGGCCCAGAAACTCTACGAGGGGGTCGCCGTTGGGGACGAGGGACTTGTCGGTCTCATCACCTACATGCGTACCGATAGCGTGGTGCTCTCGAACCAGGCCCTCCAGGAGGCCCACGAGGTTATAACCTCCCTCTACGGGAAGGATTACGCCCTGGCCAAGCCCCGCTTCTACAAGAACAAGGCGAAGAACGCCCAGGAGGCCCACGAGGCGGTCCGCCCCACATCCATAGCCCGTACCCCCGCCGAGCTGAAGAAATATCTTTCCTCCGACCAGTTCAAGCTCTATGATCTCATCTGGAAGCGGACCGTGGCCTGCCAGATGGCGGAAGCCCTCCTGGACCAGACCTCCGTCGACATCGGCGCCGGCGAGGGATACCGCTTCCGGGCCGCCGGCACGGTAATTCGTTTCCCCGGTTTCATGAAGCTCTACATCGAAGGGGTGGACGACCAGACCGAGGAGAAGGAGGGGACCCTCCCGCCGCTCACCGAAGGCGAATCCCTGAAGCTCCAGAAGCTCGTGCCGGAGCAGCATTTCACCCAGCCGCCGCCCCGCTATACCGAGGCGAGCCTCGTGAAGACCCTGGAGGAATACGGCATCGGCCGTCCCTCCACCTACGCCTCCATCATGAACACCCTCCTGGAACGGAAGTACGCCCGCCTCGACAGCAAGCGCTTCGTTCCCGAGGATGTGGGGATGGTGGTGAACGATCTTCTCACCAATCACTTCACCCAGTACGTGGACTACAACTTCACTGCCAATCTCGAAGAGGAGCTGGACCGGGTTTCCCGGGGCGAGAAGCAGTGGAAGCCGCTGCTCCACGATTTCTGGGGGCCGTTCAGCGGACTTCTCAAGCAGAAGGAAGGGGAGGTGAGCAAGGCTGACCTTACCACCGAGGCCACCGACGAGCTCTGCCCCGACTGCGGCAAGCCACTGGTTGTGAAGCTGGGCAAGCGAGGTAAATTCATCGCCTGCTCCGGCTACCAGGAAGGGTGCACCTATACCCGCAACATAAGCCAGGGGGAACAGCAGGAGCCGTCCGAGCCGGTCTTCTCCGAGGAAAAGTGCGAAAAGTGCGGCAGCCCCATGCTCATCAAAGACGGCCGCTTCGGCAAGTACTTGGCATGCTCCGCCTATCCCGCCTGCAAGAACATCCAGCCCCTTGTGAAGCCCAAGGGAACCGGCCACACCTGCCCTGAATGCAAGGAAGGTGAGCTGACCGAGAAGAAGTCCCGCTACGGCAAGATGTTCTACTCCTGTAACCGCTATCCCCAGTGCAAATTCGCCCTCTGGGACCCTCCCCAGCCGGGGCCGTGCCCCAAATGCGGTTTCCCGCTCCTGGTGAAAAAGGTCTACAAGCGGGAAGGGGAGTTCCTGAAGTGCCCGAAGGAAGGATGCGATTACCGCACTGAAGGCAAAAAGTAA
- the dprA gene encoding DNA-processing protein DprA — MDHYHWFALRSVPLVGNVLFRRLLERFGSPEAVFRASDAALAAVKGVSAAVVTSLRDHDPRPFAERETAALVRAGCRIVTLLDDEYPPLLREIADPPPFLYVRGSLAGIGTAVAVVGSRRASAYGRTVTERMAEELSRAGVAVISGLARGIDTAAHNGALKGEAKTVGVLGCGVDVVYPAENRRLFAEMAERGAVVSEFPLGTAPLAENFPRRNRIISGISHGVLVVEAAERSGSLVTARIALDQGRDVYAIPGNITNKGSRGANRLIREGAKLVDGVDDILEELPGGRVARRGVPMPAHDLSPAEAAVFALLSAEPLHIDRIIAKSALTVGELSAMLLRLELKGAVTQLPGKYFCSN; from the coding sequence ATGGATCATTACCACTGGTTTGCCCTCAGATCGGTTCCCTTGGTGGGGAATGTGCTTTTCCGGCGCCTGTTGGAGCGTTTCGGCTCTCCGGAGGCGGTTTTCCGCGCATCCGATGCCGCGCTTGCTGCCGTCAAGGGGGTGAGCGCGGCCGTGGTGACCTCCCTGCGGGACCATGATCCTCGCCCTTTTGCCGAACGGGAAACTGCCGCTCTCGTCCGTGCCGGCTGCCGCATCGTAACGCTTCTAGACGACGAGTATCCGCCGCTTTTGCGGGAGATTGCCGATCCGCCCCCTTTCCTCTATGTCCGGGGGAGCCTCGCCGGCATCGGCACCGCTGTGGCCGTGGTGGGCTCGCGCCGCGCCTCGGCCTACGGGCGGACGGTGACCGAGCGCATGGCCGAGGAGCTTTCCCGCGCCGGCGTGGCGGTAATCTCCGGCTTGGCCCGGGGAATCGACACCGCTGCCCATAATGGAGCCCTGAAGGGGGAGGCGAAAACTGTCGGGGTGCTAGGTTGCGGGGTGGACGTGGTCTATCCTGCGGAGAACCGGCGGCTTTTCGCCGAGATGGCCGAAAGGGGGGCGGTGGTGTCCGAGTTTCCCCTGGGTACTGCTCCGCTGGCCGAGAATTTCCCTCGCCGCAACCGGATTATCAGCGGCATATCCCATGGCGTGCTGGTGGTGGAGGCGGCGGAGCGGAGCGGTTCCCTCGTAACGGCGCGCATCGCCCTCGACCAGGGGCGCGACGTCTACGCCATTCCCGGCAACATCACCAATAAGGGAAGCCGCGGCGCCAACCGTCTCATCCGTGAGGGAGCGAAACTGGTTGATGGTGTGGATGACATTCTGGAGGAACTCCCCGGCGGCAGGGTGGCCAGGCGCGGGGTGCCGATGCCGGCCCACGACCTCTCTCCTGCGGAGGCTGCGGTCTTTGCGCTTCTCTCCGCCGAACCGCTCCACATCGACAGGATCATTGCCAAAAGCGCGTTGACAGTGGGGGAGCTTTCCGCTATGTTGTTGCGCCTGGAGCTCAAGGGAGCTGTAACTCAGCTTCCCGGCAAGTATTTTTGTTCAAATTGA
- a CDS encoding LysM peptidoglycan-binding domain-containing protein — protein MKRVFSIGCMLLAGALLTCGTVRAASEEPTIYVIQKGDTLWGISDRFLKDPFYWPNLWAKNPAIGNPHFIYPGQRVRVYADRIEIEPRTPSERRISEEPVDERTFLVSGSDGFLMEKAVKPSGRVITTNQNRQIVGEDDVVYIDIGMVHGAKEGDRYSIYKKLDAVSHPVSNIILGEKVIPLGTLEITEVEEKVSKAIVTKSYQEIGPGSFLLPYRDKRRQISLVAADRDLAGYIVETQSGKTAIGEGDIAFIDLGKNQGVEPGYFLYILRDVVPDQQYADISVDKLPPEVVGALVVVQTGANTSTGLVVKSIDTIYRGDRVEMKKSR, from the coding sequence ATGAAAAGAGTGTTCTCCATCGGCTGCATGCTCCTTGCCGGAGCGCTTCTCACCTGCGGTACCGTTCGTGCCGCGTCGGAGGAGCCGACCATTTACGTCATCCAGAAGGGTGACACACTCTGGGGTATCTCGGACCGCTTCCTCAAAGACCCCTTCTACTGGCCGAACCTGTGGGCCAAAAACCCCGCCATCGGCAATCCCCACTTCATTTATCCGGGACAGCGGGTTCGTGTTTACGCCGACAGGATAGAGATCGAACCCCGCACTCCCTCCGAGCGGCGCATCTCAGAGGAGCCGGTTGATGAGCGGACCTTTCTCGTGAGCGGCAGCGACGGGTTTCTCATGGAAAAGGCGGTCAAGCCTTCCGGCCGCGTCATCACCACCAACCAGAACCGGCAGATCGTCGGCGAGGATGATGTCGTCTACATCGACATAGGCATGGTGCACGGGGCGAAAGAGGGTGACCGGTACTCCATCTACAAGAAGCTCGATGCGGTTAGCCATCCCGTCTCCAATATCATTCTCGGCGAAAAGGTCATACCCCTTGGTACCCTGGAGATTACCGAGGTGGAAGAAAAGGTTTCCAAGGCCATAGTTACAAAGTCTTACCAGGAAATCGGCCCCGGCTCCTTTCTCCTCCCCTACCGGGACAAGCGCCGGCAGATATCCCTCGTGGCGGCCGACCGTGATCTGGCCGGCTACATCGTCGAGACCCAGAGCGGTAAAACCGCCATCGGCGAGGGAGATATCGCTTTCATCGACCTGGGAAAAAATCAGGGGGTCGAGCCGGGATATTTCCTCTATATCCTGCGTGATGTGGTTCCCGACCAGCAGTATGCGGACATCTCCGTGGACAAGCTTCCTCCTGAAGTGGTCGGCGCCCTCGTTGTAGTGCAGACGGGAGCGAATACCTCGACCGGCCTGGTGGTGAAGAGCATTGACACCATTTACCGTGGTGACCGGGTAGAGATGAAGAAAAGCAGATAA
- a CDS encoding peptidase U32 family protein, whose product MKTPELLAPAGNLEKLKVAIHYGADAIYLGGQKFGLRSLADNFTLADMAEALAYAHERKVKVYLTVNSFPDNDELANLDRYLEEVAALPFDAYIAADPGVIAAIRAISPQRAIHLSTQANTTNWRSVMFWQQQGITRVNLARETSLESIRETRERVATELEVFVHGALCVSYSGRCLLSSVMTGRNANKGECAHPCRWSYSLVEETRPGEYFPVVEDERGTFIFNSKDLCLIRHIPEIVGAGADSLKIEGRMKGIHYVASVVRVYREALDSYAADPGAYRIRPEWLEELSKISHRGYTTGFFLGKPVDVDLEFDSRYRRSHEFIGMVEEAHPDGTVTVEARNRIIAGTAVEVIGRQMRSTIHKIEGFTDMKGNSISEAHPNQRILIRLPVAAERYDLIRRER is encoded by the coding sequence ATGAAGACTCCCGAACTCCTTGCGCCAGCCGGCAACCTGGAAAAACTGAAGGTGGCCATCCACTACGGCGCCGACGCCATATACCTGGGAGGGCAAAAATTCGGGCTCCGCAGCCTCGCCGACAACTTCACCCTTGCCGACATGGCCGAAGCGCTGGCCTATGCCCATGAGCGGAAGGTAAAGGTGTACCTGACGGTAAACTCCTTCCCAGACAATGACGAACTGGCAAACCTGGACCGGTACCTGGAAGAAGTGGCTGCGCTTCCCTTCGATGCTTACATCGCCGCCGACCCGGGGGTAATCGCCGCCATCCGCGCCATCTCACCCCAGCGCGCCATCCACCTCTCCACCCAGGCCAATACCACCAACTGGCGCAGCGTCATGTTCTGGCAGCAGCAGGGAATCACGCGCGTGAACCTGGCCAGGGAAACGTCGCTGGAGTCGATCCGCGAAACGCGCGAACGGGTTGCAACCGAACTGGAAGTATTCGTCCACGGTGCCCTCTGCGTCTCATACTCGGGGCGGTGCCTCCTCTCCAGCGTCATGACGGGACGCAACGCCAACAAGGGTGAATGCGCCCACCCCTGCCGCTGGAGCTACTCCCTGGTGGAAGAAACACGGCCGGGCGAATATTTCCCGGTGGTGGAGGACGAGCGGGGCACATTCATTTTCAACTCCAAGGACCTCTGCCTCATCCGCCATATCCCCGAGATTGTAGGAGCCGGGGCCGATTCCCTCAAAATCGAAGGGAGGATGAAAGGAATTCATTACGTGGCGTCGGTGGTCCGGGTATACCGGGAAGCCCTCGACAGCTATGCCGCCGACCCCGGCGCCTACAGGATTCGCCCCGAATGGCTGGAGGAACTCTCGAAGATCAGCCACCGCGGCTACACCACCGGTTTCTTCCTCGGCAAGCCGGTGGATGTGGACCTGGAGTTCGACTCCCGCTACCGGCGCAGCCACGAATTTATCGGCATGGTAGAAGAGGCCCATCCGGACGGAACCGTTACCGTGGAAGCGCGCAACCGGATCATTGCCGGCACGGCGGTGGAAGTAATCGGCCGGCAGATGCGCTCGACCATCCATAAAATCGAAGGCTTCACCGACATGAAAGGCAACAGCATCTCCGAGGCCCATCCGAACCAGCGCATCCTCATCCGTCTTCCCGTGGCGGCGGAACGCTACGATCTCATCAGGCGTGAGCGTTAG
- a CDS encoding polysaccharide deacetylase family protein — MTRPAIALKIDSNTFVGTHDGILRILDILDRHGVKATFYFTMGPDNTAKAIRRIVTQRGFLQAAIKLGTPSLYGMRTLLSGLLIPPPIIGARCAATIRQTVAAGHEVGTHGWDHVKWHDLLPWIPKNMLALELGRACALFEEVIGRRVKTVAAPGWQVSPDSLEIQDAMYLSYASDCRGSSPFIPVMEGRFFSTLQIPTTMPTLDELVVRREATRQNGPERLMSHLRQGLNVHTVQAEVEGGKFVYSFEEFIKRLQGAGARFVTLGEAAEEARQKDIPRCVVTMEDFPGRPGKVAVQGKAIS, encoded by the coding sequence ATGACCCGACCCGCAATAGCCCTCAAAATAGACAGCAACACCTTTGTGGGAACCCACGACGGGATTCTGCGGATTCTCGACATCCTTGACCGCCACGGCGTCAAGGCAACATTCTACTTCACCATGGGCCCCGACAACACCGCCAAGGCAATCCGTCGCATCGTCACCCAGCGGGGCTTTCTCCAGGCCGCCATCAAACTGGGGACCCCCTCCCTTTACGGGATGCGGACCCTTCTCTCGGGGCTCCTTATTCCTCCGCCCATCATCGGTGCAAGATGCGCCGCCACTATCCGCCAAACCGTTGCCGCCGGCCACGAAGTGGGAACCCACGGGTGGGACCACGTCAAATGGCACGACCTCCTTCCCTGGATTCCGAAAAACATGCTTGCCCTGGAACTGGGCCGTGCCTGCGCCCTCTTCGAGGAGGTCATCGGCCGGCGGGTGAAAACCGTTGCCGCTCCGGGATGGCAGGTATCGCCCGACTCGCTGGAGATTCAGGACGCCATGTATCTTTCCTATGCCAGCGACTGCCGGGGGAGCTCCCCGTTCATTCCGGTGATGGAAGGACGGTTCTTCTCTACTCTCCAGATACCGACCACCATGCCGACCCTGGACGAGCTGGTCGTGCGCCGCGAGGCTACCCGGCAAAACGGGCCGGAGCGCCTCATGTCCCATCTCCGGCAGGGGCTCAACGTCCATACGGTACAGGCAGAGGTCGAAGGGGGGAAATTTGTTTACAGCTTTGAGGAGTTCATCAAGCGTCTACAGGGGGCGGGCGCCCGTTTCGTGACTCTGGGCGAAGCGGCTGAAGAGGCGCGGCAGAAAGACATCCCCCGCTGCGTGGTAACAATGGAGGATTTCCCCGGCCGCCCCGGCAAGGTGGCAGTACAGGGCAAGGCCATCAGCTAA
- a CDS encoding NUDIX hydrolase, whose amino-acid sequence MKQTQQISAALNCHPIRIIEPGNRAHAAVAMILEEQPNGLNILFIQRSTNENDYWSDQIGFPGGRREGGDVTPRDTAERETWEEIGLDLSAAHYLGRLSDIAPGGLQIVVSCFVYAMKPHPVLYPDKREIADVLWVPARELDSPDRRSHVEFPVRGRLRKFPALKLRDGREPPLWGLTYRLLRNFNKVIHGAINRDRYLYEEAR is encoded by the coding sequence ATGAAACAGACCCAACAGATCAGCGCGGCGCTCAACTGCCACCCGATCCGAATAATTGAGCCCGGCAACCGCGCACACGCCGCAGTCGCCATGATCCTGGAGGAGCAGCCGAACGGGCTGAACATCCTGTTTATCCAACGGTCAACCAACGAAAACGATTATTGGTCAGATCAGATAGGTTTTCCGGGGGGGCGAAGAGAGGGGGGTGATGTTACCCCGCGGGATACCGCGGAGCGGGAGACATGGGAAGAGATCGGGCTGGATCTTTCTGCCGCCCACTACCTGGGCCGACTCAGCGACATTGCTCCGGGAGGTTTGCAGATAGTCGTCTCCTGTTTTGTCTATGCAATGAAGCCCCATCCCGTTCTATATCCGGATAAACGGGAAATTGCCGACGTTTTATGGGTTCCAGCTCGGGAGCTTGACAGCCCTGACCGCCGTTCCCATGTGGAGTTTCCGGTTCGCGGCCGGCTGCGAAAATTTCCGGCGTTGAAGCTGAGGGACGGCAGAGAGCCGCCTCTCTGGGGGTTGACGTATCGCCTGCTGCGTAATTTCAACAAGGTCATCCATGGGGCGATCAATCGGGATCGTTATCTGTACGAGGAGGCACGATAA
- a CDS encoding YceI family protein: MKRIIASLSTIVALALPAFAFASTWTIDPDHSNIGFKVRHLMVSNVKGSFDKHSGTVEIDDKDITRSKVNISIDTNSINTNVQKRDEHLRSADFFDVAKYPTMTFVSKKVAKAGKDKLKITGDLTLHGVTKQVVLDVAGPTKESKDPWGNIRKGATATTKINRKDFGLVWNAALETGGVTVGDEVTITLEIEMIKK; encoded by the coding sequence ATGAAAAGGATTATTGCATCACTCAGCACCATCGTCGCCCTGGCCCTTCCGGCGTTTGCTTTTGCCTCCACCTGGACCATTGATCCCGACCACTCCAATATCGGTTTCAAAGTCCGCCACCTGATGGTGTCCAACGTGAAGGGGAGTTTCGACAAGCATAGCGGCACCGTTGAAATCGACGACAAAGACATCACCAGGTCAAAGGTGAACATCAGTATCGACACAAATTCCATCAACACGAACGTGCAGAAGCGGGACGAACATCTGCGCAGCGCCGATTTCTTCGATGTGGCCAAATATCCGACCATGACTTTCGTCTCGAAGAAGGTGGCCAAGGCCGGCAAAGACAAGCTGAAAATCACGGGAGATCTGACTCTGCACGGGGTTACCAAGCAGGTAGTGCTTGATGTTGCAGGGCCGACGAAAGAAAGCAAAGACCCCTGGGGGAATATCCGCAAAGGTGCCACTGCCACCACCAAAATCAATCGCAAAGACTTCGGCCTGGTCTGGAATGCGGCCCTTGAAACCGGTGGCGTTACTGTTGGCGATGAAGTGACCATCACCCTGGAAATCGAGATGATCAAGAAGTAG
- a CDS encoding MarR family winged helix-turn-helix transcriptional regulator — protein MKSPDAPTCRALNTYTKLMRAAESVTGRVHRVLSAPKLTISQFGVLEALYHKGPLCQKDIAAKILKSTGNITLVIDNLEKQRLVRRERDTEDRRYLTIHLTETGEALIADVFAAVEKSIVSEMASLTDSEQELLGNLCKKLGLKGG, from the coding sequence ATGAAATCTCCTGATGCTCCAACATGCCGAGCCCTTAATACCTACACTAAGCTGATGCGGGCCGCGGAATCGGTAACCGGCAGGGTACATCGTGTCCTGTCAGCCCCAAAGCTTACCATCAGCCAGTTTGGCGTGCTGGAGGCTTTGTACCATAAAGGCCCCCTGTGCCAGAAGGATATCGCCGCCAAAATCCTCAAGAGTACCGGCAACATTACCCTGGTCATCGATAACCTTGAGAAGCAGCGTCTGGTAAGACGGGAGCGTGATACGGAAGACCGGCGCTATTTGACGATTCATCTCACGGAAACGGGGGAGGCGCTCATCGCCGATGTCTTTGCCGCTGTCGAGAAGTCAATTGTCAGTGAGATGGCTTCCCTTACGGATAGTGAACAGGAATTGCTGGGAAACCTGTGTAAAAAACTGGGATTGAAAGGAGGGTAA
- a CDS encoding Ppx/GppA phosphatase family protein: MNGNRLAAIDIGTNSIRCIVVEVAKNGAFRVLDDEKATVRLGEGLAASGAISSAAWERAVSSLARMKKIVDGYGVKAIEAVATSAVRKAANGKAFIAGIADEVGIGVKVISGEEEAELAALSVRNHFDMEGARFAMVDIGGGSLEIVTARGPLIDEIYSLELGAVFLTEKFMPADSGRPADQGKLRKYIRSAFKEVFSGEKPQFQCLVGSGGTITAIAAMVMAMRGEGYGSVHRYEVLRSEVVHLLAMLARKTGKERREVPGLNPDRADIIVAGVTAVDELMRFFDANTLRVNERGIREGLIVKGLRSHGLIPGAPEPRTWRDAVLEFGRSCHIDEEHSLHVTKLALQLFDSLEPEIAMGEGARRMLEAAAILHDVGYFINYSSHHKHSYHLIRHADLFGFTPREREIMANVARYHRKALPKKKHDAYVRLSEPDRQLVSRLGGILRLADGLDRRRSGVVSGVTCSIADGTAIVTLSGSEDISVELFGGKTKGDLFEEAFKKRLLLASEQAQA, encoded by the coding sequence GTGAACGGAAACAGGCTTGCGGCCATTGACATAGGGACGAACTCCATCCGGTGCATCGTGGTGGAGGTGGCGAAGAACGGCGCGTTTCGGGTCCTTGATGATGAGAAAGCGACGGTACGCCTTGGAGAGGGGCTCGCCGCGAGCGGCGCCATCTCCTCTGCGGCCTGGGAGCGTGCTGTCTCCTCCCTGGCACGGATGAAGAAGATCGTAGACGGCTACGGAGTGAAGGCAATCGAGGCCGTTGCCACCAGTGCCGTGAGAAAAGCCGCGAATGGCAAGGCATTCATCGCCGGCATTGCCGATGAGGTCGGGATCGGGGTGAAGGTCATAAGCGGCGAAGAGGAGGCTGAACTCGCCGCTCTCTCGGTGCGAAACCATTTCGACATGGAGGGTGCCCGGTTTGCCATGGTCGACATCGGCGGGGGGAGTCTGGAGATTGTAACGGCCCGCGGCCCACTCATCGACGAGATTTATTCCCTGGAGCTTGGTGCGGTGTTCCTGACTGAGAAATTCATGCCGGCCGACTCCGGGCGCCCCGCCGATCAGGGCAAGCTCCGCAAATACATCCGTTCCGCTTTCAAAGAGGTCTTCTCCGGCGAAAAGCCCCAGTTCCAGTGTCTTGTGGGCTCAGGCGGCACCATCACGGCCATTGCGGCCATGGTCATGGCCATGCGGGGAGAGGGGTACGGCTCCGTCCACCGCTACGAGGTGCTCCGTTCCGAGGTGGTGCATCTGCTTGCCATGCTCGCGCGCAAGACCGGCAAGGAGCGGCGTGAAGTGCCGGGGCTGAACCCGGACCGGGCCGACATCATCGTGGCCGGGGTCACGGCGGTGGATGAACTGATGCGCTTTTTCGACGCCAACACCCTGCGGGTGAACGAGCGGGGTATCCGGGAGGGGCTCATCGTGAAGGGGCTCCGTTCCCACGGGCTCATCCCCGGGGCACCCGAACCCCGAACCTGGCGCGACGCGGTGCTCGAGTTCGGCCGCTCCTGCCACATCGACGAGGAGCACTCCCTCCATGTGACTAAGCTGGCGCTGCAGCTCTTCGATTCCCTTGAACCGGAAATTGCGATGGGCGAGGGGGCGCGCAGAATGTTGGAGGCGGCAGCCATTCTTCACGATGTGGGGTATTTCATAAACTACTCCAGCCATCACAAGCATTCCTATCATCTTATCCGCCATGCCGATCTCTTCGGCTTCACCCCCCGCGAACGCGAAATCATGGCTAACGTGGCCCGTTACCACCGCAAGGCTCTTCCCAAGAAAAAGCATGATGCCTACGTGCGGCTGTCCGAGCCCGACCGGCAGCTGGTGAGCCGCCTGGGGGGAATCCTCCGGTTGGCTGACGGGCTTGACCGTCGCAGAAGCGGCGTCGTGTCCGGGGTCACCTGTTCCATTGCCGACGGCACGGCAATCGTCACGTTGTCCGGCAGCGAGGATATCTCGGTGGAGCTCTTCGGCGGCAAAACCAAGGGGGATCTTTTTGAAGAGGCATTCAAGAAGCGGCTCCTGCTGGCGTCGGAGCAGGCTCAGGCTTGA
- a CDS encoding CHAD domain-containing protein — protein MDILGQTPLWAAARTLLASRVDDFFGRWRKVRKTFDLQDIHDLRVSSRRLREGLDLFAPVYPPALSRRSRTVRKVTRLLGAMRNADEAILFFREMAVGLPPRFEGELGGFIARLESVRRHELRLLEKRLEKFDVATIRSGFANIVAAPFVFPRHNSGIDPFTPIVHFAAASLEARLAELLPLVPAACREEASEAQHVLRIAVKRYRYCLEIFADLVTDGYEEILAVCKEWQEWLGTMHDLDVFAGMVRDGGLPSEVECVILNAVAERRKTAHAGFLELRGRHPFEQIGSWVRGAL, from the coding sequence ATGGATATCTTGGGCCAAACACCCCTGTGGGCTGCCGCTCGAACTCTTCTGGCCTCAAGGGTCGACGATTTTTTCGGCCGGTGGCGCAAGGTCCGGAAGACTTTTGACCTCCAGGATATCCATGACCTGAGGGTTTCATCCCGCCGGCTCCGCGAAGGGCTTGACCTTTTCGCCCCCGTCTACCCCCCCGCCTTGTCGCGCCGCTCCCGAACGGTGCGAAAGGTGACCAGGCTTTTGGGGGCCATGCGCAATGCCGACGAGGCGATCCTCTTTTTCCGGGAGATGGCTGTCGGGCTTCCGCCCCGCTTCGAAGGAGAACTCGGGGGCTTCATCGCTCGCCTGGAGTCTGTCCGCAGGCACGAACTGCGGCTCCTTGAAAAAAGACTGGAGAAATTCGATGTCGCCACCATTCGTTCCGGTTTTGCAAATATAGTGGCGGCTCCTTTTGTATTTCCCCGCCACAACTCCGGCATCGATCCATTCACTCCCATTGTCCATTTCGCCGCCGCTAGCCTCGAAGCTCGCCTTGCAGAGCTTCTTCCCCTGGTGCCGGCGGCGTGCCGGGAGGAGGCGTCAGAGGCACAGCATGTGCTGCGCATTGCCGTCAAGCGCTACCGCTATTGTCTCGAAATCTTTGCAGATCTCGTCACCGACGGTTACGAGGAAATACTCGCCGTGTGCAAGGAATGGCAGGAGTGGCTCGGTACCATGCATGACCTGGATGTCTTCGCCGGCATGGTGAGGGACGGGGGATTGCCTTCAGAAGTCGAGTGTGTCATCCTGAATGCCGTTGCGGAACGGCGGAAAACTGCCCATGCCGGCTTTCTGGAGCTGCGCGGCAGGCATCCTTTCGAGCAGATCGGCAGCTGGGTGAGGGGGGCGCTGTGA